Within the Candidatus Eisenbacteria bacterium genome, the region CAGGAAGGTGTGCAAGGGCTACCTCGAACCTGTTCTGAGGAACGCTGAGGAGGCAAAGAAGTCCGGAGTTCACATCGAGATCACGAATCTCCTTGTCCCGACGCTTAACGATTCGGACGAAAAGATTGAACGTTTGGTAGAATGGGTGAGCGAGCGGCTCGGCCGTGATACACCGCTTCATTTCTCAAGATGTTTTCCTCAATATAAACTTGACGGCCCGCCCACCCCAATTGCGGCTCTTGAGAGAGCGTGGGAGATAGGAAAGCGGAAGCTCGACTATGTCTATCTGGGAAACGTAATGATGGACGATGGCAGGGACACGCTTTGCCCGGGGTGCGGCGAGACACTTGTTGAGAGGATCGGTTATTCAACGAGAGTATGCGGAGTCGCAGACGGAGGCTGCAAGAAGTGCGGGAGGAAGGCAGACATCGTCGGACTTGGTGGAGTGAAGACAAGGCTCGACCGGGAGAAAACCACAAATTGACTGCGGACAAACTTGCTAACAGGGCCGCGAAGCTTGCCCTTCAGAAAAAAGCTGTTGATGTAGTAGTTCTTAACTTGAAACCTTTCGGTACAGTCTGCGACTATTTTGTCATTTGCAGTGGAGAAAGTGAGCGGCATGTGGGGGCAATCGCGGATAGTGTTCAGGAGGGGCTCGAAGCAAAGGGAACCCATGCCTGGCACCTTGAGGGCTATGCCAGGAAAAGGTGGGTGCTCATTGATTACGTGGACGTGGTTGTCCACATTTTTCATGAGAAAACCAGGCAATACTATCTTCTCGAAAGGCTGTGGGGCGATGCCGAAAAAGAAGAGTTTTCCGACTAATGAAATCGGGAACACATCACTTATTCCGGCTTCCCGATTGTCAGCTGTTGAGCCTTCCGAATGAACATAGAACGCGAAATAAATGAAGCTCTAAGAGAGTATCTCCGCAAGAATCCTATTCCTGACGGCCATGCTCTCCCGGAGGCAAGGCTCGAACGTCCCCGCCTCCCTGAGCACGGTGATCTGAGTAGCTCCATTGCCCTTGCGCTTGCTTCCGTTATCAAGAAAAACCCACTTGATATCGCTCAGGCAATAGCATCTGAGCTCAAGTCCGGCGCGTCCTCCATTGAGAAAATCGAAGTAACTCCGCCGGGATTCATCAACTTCTTCTACAAGAAAGAAGTTCTTGTCCAGTCGCTGAAAGAGATTCTGGCAAGAAAGGAAGAGTACGGGACGTCAAAGATTGGGGGAGGAAAGAGAGTTCAGGTTGAATTCGTCAGTGCAAATCCGGTTGGTCCGCTTAACGTGGTGAACGGCAGGGCGGCCGCAGTCGGAGACGCAGTCGCGAGGCTCCTCGGCGCAGCCGGCTTCGATGTCTCCAAAGAATACTATGTTAATGACGCGGGAACCCAGGTTGAGATTCTCGGGAAATCTCTGGCGTCGAGATGGTCCGCGCTTTCTGGGCAAGTGATCTATCCTTTTCCTGAAGATGGATACAAGGGGCAATATGTGGTTGAGCTTGCAGAAAAGCTCGATTCTGAGAGAAGACTGGATTGGTTGAACGCGCTCAAAGCCTCAAGCGGACCTGACAGAATCGCTCTCATTGAGAAATCAACCGGGAAATTTAGAGACTATGCTCTTTCAGAGATGATCGAGACCCAAAGACGTGAGCTGGATGAATACAATGTCGTCTTTGATGTGTGGTTCAGGGAATCATCGCTTCGCTCGGAAGGTGCGCTGGAGCAGACTCTGGCCGATCTAAGAACAAGGAATTTCGTGGTTG harbors:
- the argS gene encoding arginine--tRNA ligase, encoding MNIEREINEALREYLRKNPIPDGHALPEARLERPRLPEHGDLSSSIALALASVIKKNPLDIAQAIASELKSGASSIEKIEVTPPGFINFFYKKEVLVQSLKEILARKEEYGTSKIGGGKRVQVEFVSANPVGPLNVVNGRAAAVGDAVARLLGAAGFDVSKEYYVNDAGTQVEILGKSLASRWSALSGQVIYPFPEDGYKGQYVVELAEKLDSERRLDWLNALKASSGPDRIALIEKSTGKFRDYALSEMIETQRRELDEYNVVFDVWFRESSLRSEGALEQTLADLRTRNFVVERDGALWFKMEGSMEGSVEEKERVLVRSSGEPTYFLGDLSYHKNKYDRGFEKVIDIWGPDHHGHIPRMMAGALGLAIPRGWLEIMTVQMVRLVSEGKVVKMSKRAGEFITLKDLITEVGRDAARYFFLMRRTSSHLDFDIDLAKKTSAENPVYYVQYAHARARNVAAFAREKGAYPEATSIDFSFLGNQDETRVMKLLAIFPEVIKGSAIAREPHRVTDYLHELCQSFHQFYQRNRIVGEKKEIEGARIALVEAVSIVLRNGLGVLGVSAPEKM
- the rsfS gene encoding ribosome silencing factor, producing the protein MTADKLANRAAKLALQKKAVDVVVLNLKPFGTVCDYFVICSGESERHVGAIADSVQEGLEAKGTHAWHLEGYARKRWVLIDYVDVVVHIFHEKTRQYYLLERLWGDAEKEEFSD